Proteins from a genomic interval of Methanobacteriaceae archaeon:
- a CDS encoding metal-dependent hydrolase, translating into MSSYKKHAIFALILTLPFFPNVFSLALALIAASFPDFDHKVKKKNITLLFVIGIILTLILYIFKLPYLLGIILITLALIFYLSEHRGFTHSLLGIGLLSIILTVLVISSYFFFFGLGINEQGTLAVILILLGSLSINRNIMLPFIFIGVLGVLLTPFPHPNLYNVMGAFFLGFISHVILDSYTPQGVEFFRPFYSKRLKKGFGTSLIILWILGASYYVFNFIL; encoded by the coding sequence ATGTCATCTTATAAAAAACACGCCATTTTTGCCCTTATATTGACTTTACCTTTTTTTCCAAATGTCTTTTCTCTGGCACTGGCTTTAATTGCAGCATCATTTCCGGACTTTGATCACAAAGTTAAAAAGAAAAATATTACTCTGCTGTTCGTTATAGGGATTATACTCACTTTAATTTTGTATATTTTTAAATTACCTTACTTGTTAGGCATAATTTTGATTACACTCGCCCTAATATTTTATTTATCAGAACACCGCGGATTTACTCATTCTTTATTGGGTATAGGTTTACTTTCCATTATTTTAACGGTATTAGTTATTTCATCTTACTTTTTCTTCTTTGGTCTGGGAATCAATGAACAAGGTACTCTAGCCGTAATTTTAATATTATTAGGATCTTTATCGATTAATAGAAATATTATGCTCCCGTTTATATTTATAGGGGTTTTAGGAGTTTTATTAACTCCATTTCCTCACCCAAATCTGTATAATGTCATGGGTGCCTTTTTCCTAGGATTTATTAGTCATGTTATTCTAGATTCTTATACTCCCCAGGGAGTGGAATTTTTCCGACCTTTCTATTCAAAAAGACTTAAAAAAGGCTTTGGAACTTCTTTAATTATTTTATGGATTTTAGGAGCTTCTTATTATGTTTTTAACTTTATTTTATGA
- a CDS encoding succinylglutamate desuccinylase/aspartoacylase family protein, whose amino-acid sequence MVFAQTKRDISGEISLISTQTRGNIEDNDILKKNISSSISSKILIKIAKKGTPLVELGNGNPKVMMIAGVHGNELPPQIGLLKLIEMLRNSKLNGKVYIIPFAAPAATMNNSRWFDGLDLNRAGSNEGSVTYDLLKSIQELEVDAVADFHSTKIGSNPGRESVFCTKNPCYESFEIGQFITKRTSSELIFYNAAGTMYKGALEDECNIRGIPAVTCEVVSENGHVTPGSTQKSLMQMESYLKYFKIIK is encoded by the coding sequence ATGGTTTTTGCACAGACTAAAAGAGATATAAGTGGAGAAATAAGCTTAATATCCACTCAAACCAGGGGCAATATTGAGGATAATGATATTCTCAAAAAGAACATTTCTTCCAGCATCAGTAGCAAAATTTTGATTAAAATTGCAAAAAAAGGTACTCCTTTAGTTGAATTAGGTAATGGCAATCCTAAAGTAATGATGATTGCAGGTGTGCATGGTAATGAACTTCCTCCTCAAATTGGATTGCTAAAACTTATTGAAATGTTAAGAAATTCTAAATTAAATGGTAAGGTTTATATAATTCCCTTTGCTGCTCCGGCAGCTACTATGAATAATAGTCGCTGGTTTGATGGACTTGATTTAAATAGGGCAGGTTCAAATGAAGGATCTGTAACATATGATCTATTAAAATCAATTCAAGAGCTTGAAGTGGATGCTGTAGCGGATTTTCATTCCACAAAGATTGGCAGCAACCCTGGAAGGGAAAGTGTTTTTTGCACTAAAAACCCTTGCTATGAGAGTTTTGAAATTGGTCAATTTATTACTAAAAGAACTTCTTCTGAATTAATATTTTATAATGCTGCAGGTACGATGTACAAGGGAGCATTGGAGGATGAATGCAATATTCGAGGCATACCTGCAGTAACCTGTGAAGTTGTATCTGAAAATGGACATGTAACTCCTGGAAGTACGCAAAAATCTTTAATGCAAATGGAATCTTACTTAAAATACTTTAAGATTATTAAATAA
- a CDS encoding argininosuccinate synthase — translation MEKVVLAFSGGLDTSVCIKLLEEKYDMEVITACVDVGQPREEIERPASVANGMGSSKHYTIDAQDEFANYFIFKAIKANAIYEGYPLSTALARPLIAMKIVELAKKEGATAIAHGCTGKGNDQFRFEAIIRSLSDCKVIAPIRELNLTRTEEVEYAKSCGIPLPSDKLYSIDENLWGRAIEGDVLEDPMVEPPEDAFSWTRSSADAPEDAQIIEIEFEKGVPVAIDQEKLDALEIINKFNQIAGIHGIGRVDIIEDRIIGLKSREIYETPGAFLILTAHKALEQITLTRSELKFAETISSTYSELVYNGTWHDPLREDLDQMIDHMQRRVTGIVKIRLHKGGMRIVGRYSPFSLYQQDIVSFEDKSMDQREMVGMVKNYAMQAALYNKICKEE, via the coding sequence ATGGAAAAAGTTGTTCTCGCATTCAGTGGCGGCCTAGACACGTCCGTTTGCATCAAATTACTGGAAGAAAAATACGATATGGAAGTTATTACGGCATGTGTAGATGTAGGGCAACCCCGAGAAGAAATTGAACGTCCCGCATCAGTAGCTAATGGTATGGGAAGTAGTAAACATTATACTATCGACGCACAGGACGAATTTGCTAATTATTTCATTTTTAAGGCTATAAAAGCCAATGCTATTTATGAAGGTTACCCCTTGAGTACTGCTCTGGCCAGACCCTTAATCGCTATGAAAATCGTGGAATTGGCTAAAAAAGAAGGTGCAACTGCCATAGCCCATGGATGTACTGGTAAAGGAAATGATCAATTCCGTTTTGAGGCCATAATCCGTTCATTATCCGATTGTAAAGTTATTGCTCCCATTCGGGAACTAAATCTCACCAGAACTGAAGAAGTAGAATATGCAAAATCTTGTGGAATTCCGCTGCCTTCAGACAAGCTCTACAGTATTGATGAAAATCTGTGGGGTCGGGCTATTGAAGGAGACGTTCTAGAAGACCCTATGGTAGAGCCTCCGGAAGATGCTTTTAGCTGGACCAGATCCAGTGCAGATGCACCAGAAGATGCTCAGATAATAGAAATAGAATTTGAAAAGGGAGTTCCCGTGGCCATTGACCAGGAAAAACTGGATGCACTGGAAATAATTAACAAATTTAATCAGATAGCAGGAATCCATGGAATCGGCCGAGTCGATATCATTGAAGATCGTATCATAGGGCTCAAAAGCAGAGAAATCTATGAAACACCTGGAGCTTTCTTGATATTAACTGCTCACAAGGCATTAGAACAGATTACATTAACTCGAAGTGAATTAAAATTTGCAGAAACAATTAGCAGCACCTACTCCGAGTTAGTTTATAATGGAACCTGGCATGACCCACTAAGGGAAGATCTAGATCAAATGATTGACCATATGCAGCGCAGAGTTACTGGAATTGTTAAAATTAGATTACACAAAGGTGGTATGCGTATTGTAGGAAGATATTCACCTTTCAGCCTTTATCAGCAAGATATAGTGTCTTTTGAGGATAAAAGTATGGATCAGCGCGAAATGGTGGGTATGGTAAAAAACTATGCAATGCAAGCTGCTCTTTATAACAAGATATGTAAAGAAGAGTAA